The Gammaproteobacteria bacterium genome includes the window CGGGGGCAGTAATTCAGCAGGAATCGGAGGCAAACCCGTTGCTGGATTGCCATTTCTTAACAGATCTAAAGTCTCTAAAAAACGCTCTTCAAAGGCCTGTAGACGTGTACTGGCGGCCCGACTGCCACGCGCAGATTCAGCCGCATTGGCAACGATACGCTGCGATAACAACCGCTGCTCACTCACAATGGACATATATTCATTATCATAGCGGCCGTGTACCGCTCCATAGATGAAAGCCCCAGCCATGGCCGTGATAAAAACAACCAACAGGATGCCAAGCAAGACACTGGGTTTACCCGCGCTGAACTTATGTACGGAAATTGATCCCCGCGCCTTCATCCTCTCTCTCCTCGAATACCCACATGCTTTTCCATCATTTTATAATCCCTTGCTGACCCAAACCGGCAGCAAAGCTTATGAGGCTTGCTGTTTTGTAACCTGCAAAAAAGCCTCACTGGCCACCAAATCTCGTAAACTTAACACCAACCACTCTTCATCAAGACGTTTGAACATCGAATGCACAAACGGTGCAATAGACTTCTCTAAAGGGGGCAGTGTTTTTATTTTCTCTTCCATATAAAAATGTTTCAAACCCAAAACATTTTCCACTTTTACACCGACCCGCAGATTTTTTTTATTGAACATTAACACCCGAGACGAAGCTCGATTAACTAAATTTGTGCCATAAAAAAAACCGTTCAAATCACTGATCGGCAACAGAGCACCACGAATATTAGCAATGCCGACAAACCAACTTTGGGTGCGCGGTACCCGAGCATAAGAAGGCTGCTCTAAAATTTCAGCAATCTCACTCATGGCAACCACAAACCGCTGCTTACCCAGATGAAAAGCAATGCCCGCCCACTTATCTCGCACCTCTTCCCGACTGGGAAGCGCCACATTACGCTGCAAAATTCGGCGTTCATACTCTTGCAAAATTTTGAACGGTGAGCTGGTACTTAACTCAATCATCAGTTGTTTAAGCTCGCTTTCACGCGCCGCAACAGATCTTCTTCTTTGATCGGTTTTACAATGTAATCCACCGCTCCTTGGCGCAAACCCCAGACCTTATCGGTGTGTTGATCTTTGGTGGTAATCATAATCACCGGTATCGCAGAAGTATCTTCATTGTTGTGCAGCTGCCGAGTGGCCTGAAAACCGTTCATTCCCGGCATCACCACATCCATCAAAATCAAATCCGGCTGCAAACAGCCTGCTTGTTGCACCCCATCTTCACCGTTCGTGGCCACACTCACTTTAAACCCGTTTTTCTCCAATATGCTCTGAACGAAATGAACCTCTGTCGGAGAATCATCCACAATCAACACATTGAGCATCGTCTTACTCCAAATATCAACATTAAGTCCAAATACAACACAAGCACCCCATCAACGCTCGCAACCAACAAAACAAACTGATCTTTTAACTCAAAACAGCGTAGGTTTTGATCGCACCCAGCAGATCTTCTTTGGTAAACGGTTTGGTAACGTAATGTTCCGAACCCACCATGCGCCCACGCGCACGATCAAAAATGCTGTCTTTGCTCGACAACATAATCACTGGCGTATTTTTAAACAAGCTGTTGTGTTTGATCAAAGCACAGGTCTGGTAGCCATCCAGCCTTGGCATCATGATGTCGATAAACACAATGTCCGGTTTGTGCGCCATAATTTTAGACAACGCCTCAAAACCGTCTTCAGCGGTCACGACCTCAAACCCCTCTTTTTTCAATAAATTTTCAGCCGAGCGACGAATGGTGTTGCTGTCATCAACCACCAATACCGTTTTAGTCCGCTCTGTTTCTGTTCTCGTAGACACATCAACCTCTCTCACTGATCCCTATCACTTGAAGAAACTCCCTACCGTTCCACAATTTAGCGCAACTCGTCCTCCAGCAACAGCCCTAATCTCTCACTTTTGAACAACGACGAACAATATGTCACTTCGATTGTTACACCACGATCTGAAAACCGAGCATCAGCGCATCACAAAACAGCCTGTCTATCGGGTAAACTACGCCATTACCTTTCACACTGGAAACACCATGAGCGCCGAGTCAGTCCCAGCCGTACCGCACCTAACCACCGCCAATCAAGGGCCGTTACAAGAGATTGAATCCCATTTGCTGCAACATCAAAGCCGAATCGAAGCGTGGTTTCGCCAGCAGTGGTTACAGACGCCCGCCCCGCTCTACACTTCTGTTGATCTGCGCAATTCTGGATTCAAACTGGCACCCGTGGATACCAACCTGTTCCCTGCCGGTTTTAACAACCTCAACCCAAACTTCATGCCCCTCTGCATTCAAGCCATGCAATCAGCGATGGAGCGCATCTGCCCTCAGGCCGTTAAGCTGTTGATCATTCCCGAAAACCACACCCGCAACCTCTTTTATCTGGAGAGTTTAGCCGTCTTAGCTGAAACCATTACGCTGGCCGGTTACGAGGTTAAGATCGGCAGCCTCAACCCCGACATCACAGCCGCACAGACCTTTGAATTACCCTCAGGAAAAAATGTGCTGCTGGAACCGATTCAACGCCACGGCGGACAGCTCCAGATCGGCGATTATCTGCCCTGTGCTATTTTGCTCAACAACGACCTCTCCGGTGGCCGCCCCGACATTCTGGAAAACCTCAATCAGATGGTTTTTCCGCCCACCGAACTGGGCTGGTCTAATCGACTCAAATCAGATCACTTTGCCCAGTACCATCAAGTGGCCGAGCAATTTGCCCAGTTGGTTGAACTGGATCCGTGGCTCATCAACCCGCTGTTCAATAACTGCGGCGCGATCAACTTTCTCAAACGAGAAGGCGAAGAGTGTCTGGTGAAAAAAGTCGCACAACTGCTAAATGCCATCCAGAAAAAATACGACCAATACCAAATTGATCAAGAACCTTACGTCATCATCAAAGCCGATGCGGGTACCTACGGCATGGGCATTATGTCGGTGAAAAACATTGACGAAGTACACAGCCTGAATCGCAAACAGCGCAACCGCATGTCCTCCAGTAAAGAAGGCAAAGCGATCACCCAAGTGATTTTGCAAGAGGGCGTTTACACCGACGAATATTGGGGCAACAACGATGCGGTGGCTGAGCCAGTGGTCTACATGATCGACCATTTTGTCGTCGGCGGCTTTTATCGAGTACACAACAAGCGCAAACGCACTGAAAACCTCAACGCTCCTGGGATGACGTTCGAACCACTCGCCTTTGCCGACACCTGCACCACCCCCGACCCCAGCCAAGCACCTGACGCTGAACCGAATCGGTTTTACGCCTACGGTGTTATCGCTCGCCTCGCCCTGCTCGCTGCGGCGCGTGAAATTGCCAACAGCCAAAACTCACAAAGCTAAGGGAGAGGTCATGAAACTCAAACTCGGCATCGTCATGGACCCCATCGAACAGATCAAACCGCACAAAGACAGCAGCTTGGCCATGCTGCTGGCGGCGCAAAAACGCGGTTGGTCGTTGCACTACCTGCAACAGCATGATCTCTATTTAGAACAGGAGATTGCTTGGGGAACGATGCGCCCTCTCAGCGTCGCAGACGATGCGCACAAGTGGTTTGAACTGGGTGAAAAAAGCGATCAACCGCTGCATCACCTTGATGCCATCTTAATGCGCAAAGATCCGCCCTTTAATATGGATTACATCTACAGCACCTACCTGCTGGAGCGCGCTGAAGCGGCGGGCTGTTTGGTGGTCAACCGAGCATCGAGTCTGCGCGATGCGAATGAAAAACTCTTCACCTCCGAATTCCCGCAGTGCTGCGCGCCCACCTTGGTCAGCAGCCAAGCGCCGCGCCTGTTGGCTTTTTTACAGCAACACCAAGACATCGTGGTTAAACCGCTCGACGGCATGGGCGGTGAATCCATTTTCCGATTGCGCCTCAACGACCCCAATACCAGCACCATTTTGGAAGTCATCACGCATAAAAACCAGCGCCTGATCATGGCGCAAAAATTCCTTCCCGAAATCAGTGCCGGTGACAAACGCATCCTGCTGGTCAATGGTGTACCGGCTCCCTTAGCACTGGCGCGCATCCCCGCCAAAGGCGAGCTGCGCGGCAACATTGCAGCCGGAGGACGCGGTGTACCGGTACCGCTCAGTGATCGGGACCACTGGATTTGTGAACAGGTCGCACCCACGCTGCGCGAAAAAGGCCTACTGTTTGTTGGTCTCGATGTAATCGGCGACTATTTGACCGAAATCAACGTTACCAGCCCCACCTGCATCCGCGAGCTGGATCGGGAAGGCAACTTGGACATTGCAGGTGATTTAATGGAGTGCATTGCCGCACAATTAACGGAACAATCATAATGTTACGAACACTCTCCTTACTTGCCCTGCTGCTTCTGCTCAGCGCCTGTGGTGACAAAAAGCCCCAGATCCACAACGAACGTTTTTTGGCGATGGGCACGTTGGTGGACATCAGCCTTTACGGAGTTGAAGAGGAAAAACAGCGCCTCGCCATCCAAAAATTAACTCAGCTGTTCGAGCAACTCGACACCCGCTGGCACGCTTGGGATCCCAGCCCCTTAACGCAAATCAACCAACAACTGCACGCAGGTAAAACCGCTCAACTGCCCACAGAGATGCAACCGCTGTTCAAACAAGCTCAGCAGCTTTCGCTCAGCAGTCAGGGCTTATTTAACCCCGCCATCGGTGAATTAATCGCTCTGTGGGGCTTTCACAGCGACGATCTGCCCACCACACCGCCAGCAGAAAAAGCGATTCAAACGCTCTTGGCGCATAAAAATCGCATGAGTGACATTCACCTCAAGACAACGGAAATCAGCAGCAACAATCCCAATGTTCATTTTGATTTTGGTGCCATCGCCAAAGGTTACGCCGTCGATCAAGCCATCGAGACTCTCAAACATCTGGGGATCAAAAATGCCATCGTCAATGCCGGTGGCGACCTGCGCGCCATCGGCCACCCAGAAGGTCGCCCTTGGCGCATCGGCATCCGCGCCCCTCGGCGACAAGGCATCATCGCCTCCCTCTCCGTGCATGAAGGCGAAAGCGTCTTCACCTCCGGCGATTACGAACGATTTTTTGATTACCAAGGTCAACGCTATCACCACATCATCGACCCCCGCAGCGGCACACCCGCCGACAACTGCCAATCGGTCACCGTCATCACCGACAACGCTGCTTTGGCCGATGCCGCTGCCACCGCGCTGTTCATTGCCGGTGGTGATCACTGGCTGGAAATCGCCCGCAGCATGAAACTGGATCAAGTAATGCTCATCGACAAACAAGGCACCGTTCATATCACCCCTGCGATGCAGAAACGGCTCAAATTTGAAGGCCCAACTCCAGACAAGATCGTGGTTGAGTCGCTCTGATGTTTTGGGGTGAGACACTATTAGACCGTGTGGTGGTGGTGCTCGCCACCCTGTCCGTCTTGAGTCTCTACCCTCTGTTGTGGGGTGGACAAAAACCCGCCAGTCACGCCCTCATTCAAGTGCAAAAAGAAGAGCCACGCAGCGCCAGCCTGCAACATCGCCAACTGCTGCACATCAACGGCAAAATCGGCATCAGCACCATTGAGATCAAAGACGGTTTCGCCCGTTTTATCGACTCCCCTTGTCGCAGCAAAGTTTGTATCCATTACGGTTGGCTCAAACACAGCGGCGAGGTAATCGCCTGCCTACCCAACAGCGTCACCTTAAGTCTGGTGGGCGGCGACAGCCGCTTTGACTCGATCAATTTTTGATGAGCAATAAAACCCTAAAAACCGACCGCCACGACCTGCGCATCGTCTGGCTTACCTCGCTGGCCATCACCATTTATGTGGTTGAAGCCACCCTGCCCAGTCCATTACCTGGGGTAAAACCGGGGTTAGCCAACATCGTTACCCTCTTTACCCTTTATTACTTTGGGTTTGCTTCAGCGGTCTGGGTCAGTCTGTTGCGCGTGTTGGCAGGCAGTCTATTGTTAGGCACTTTTCTCTCTCCGGCTTTTTTTCTCAGCTTAAGTGGAGCTTGTTGCAGCTTGTTGGTGCTGGCCTTGGCGCGAAAACTGCCCTTAAGCCTCTTTGGACTCAGCTTACTGGCATCACTGGCACACATGCTCGGACAATTCTTCACCGCCTATTTTCTTTTTATTCCACACAGCGGCCTGTTTCATCTGCTGCCGATATTAATGACCGCTGCGCTGGTTTTTGGTCTGGTTAGCGGTACAATTGCCCACGCCGCCTTAAAACAACTCAAGACGAAACCCATATCACTCTCATGAGCACCAGCCCAACTGCACCTCTCACCCCCAACCCCATTCGGGCCAATGACCGTCTTACCTTTACCCTCTTTATTGCAGCGGTGATACACGGCATTATTATTCTCGGCGTTGGTTTTACCCACCTCGATTTCAGCAGCAACATTCCTCATGCTCTGCAGGTCATCTTGGTGCAAACCGAGAGCGAAACCGCACCGGATAAAGCAGACTATTTGGCTCAAGTCAGTCAACAGGGCGGCGGAGACAGCAAGGAAAAGGTGCGTCCCACTTCGCCTTTTAGCGCCCCCGAACCAACACAAACCGACGGCCTCTCGGCGGTGCGCTTGCAAGCCAGTGCGCCGCACATCAGCCCAAAAAATGAACAACCGGTTCTGACCCAGCGCCACGCTGAAGAAAAAGTCAGCCCAAAACAGCAACAGAGCCAGCCACAAGAAAAACCGATCCCCAAACTCAGCAACAAACTGATCGAACACAGCTTAGAAATTGCCCGTCTCACTGCCGAAATCGACAAAGAGATGCAGATGCACGCCAAACGTCCACGACGCGACTACATTGATGCCAGCACCCAAGGCACGCCTTCGGCCACTTACATGTACAACTGGGTGAAAAAAATCGAGCGCATCGGCAACCTCAACTACCCCGATCAAGCCCGTCGCAGCCAACTCAGCGGCACCCTGATTTTAACTGCTGTGATCAACACCGACGGCTCTTTGCAAAAAACCATTTTGGTTGAATCCTCAGGTCACACCGTGCTTGATCAAGCCGCCATTCGCATCGTCGAACTGGCCGCACCCTACGGCAACTTCTCCACCGAGCTAAAAAAGAAAGTCGATATTCTCTACATCACCCGCAGTTGGCAGTTTCTCAGCAACAACCGCCTCACCAGCCACTGATGGAGACACACTGATGAATCTAACCCACCACTTTTTGCTCGCCATGCCCAACATGCAAGACCCCCGTTTTCAACAGAGTCTGACCTACATCTGCGAGCACAATAAAAACGGCGCGATGGGTCTGATCATCAACCAGCCCCTTGATGTTGACATTCAAGAGCTGTTTGCCCATATGCAGATCCAGCAAGCCAAGGAAGTGGAGGTCGAACATGCCGTCTATTACGGTGGCCCTGTGGAGTCGGAACGCGGTTTTGTTCTGCATCAACCTACAGGCGCTTGGGGAGCCAGTATTCAGATTCAAGATGAGATCTGCGTTACCACCTCGCGGGACATTCTCAAAGCCATTGCCGCAGGCAAGGGGCCTGAAAAAACCCTCACCGCACTCGGTTACGCCGGTTGGGGTGGTAGCCAGCTGGAAACAGAGATCGGCCAAAACAGCTGGCTCAGCTGCCCCGCCACCAGCCAGATCCTGTTCGATACGCCCGCCGAACAGCGTCTACAGGCCGCTGCCCAATTGATCGGCATTGATCTCAGCCTGATCTCCAGCCAAACAGGCCGCGCCTAAATGAGCGCCCGTACTCTGCTGGCCTTTGATTACGGGCGGCAACGCATCGGCATCGCCGTCGGTCAAGAGATCACCCACAGCAGCAACCCCCTCACCACCGTTCACGCCATCAACCACAAACCGGATTGGGACACTATCTCTAAACTGATCCAAGAGTGGCAACCCGATGCACTGGTGGTGGGCATTCCGCTGCAGATGGACGGCAAGGAGCAGGAGATGAGCAAAGCAGCACGGAAATTTTCCCGCCAATTGGAAGGGCGTTATCGACTGCCCATTTTTGAGGCCGATGAACGCCTCAGCTCCTGCGAAGCCCAACAACAGATCAAACTCGGACGACAAAACGGCACCCGTGGCAGAAGCCAAAAGGGTGATGTGGATAAAATAGCCGCCAGCGTGATTTTGCAACGCTGGTTAGACGGACAAGTAACCTTATGATCAGCGTCTCCCAAGTCGAGCTGTGGCTCGACAACATGACCACCTACCTGCAGCGTCAACTGGAGCAGAGCGACCCACAACAGACCGTCATGATCGGCATTCACAGCGGTGGGGTGCGCGTTGCCGCCGAGCTGCAACAGCGGCTCAAACTGCCCAACGACATCGGCACTCTGGACATTTCGTTTTATCGAGACGATTTCAGCCGCATCGGCCTGCACCCAGAAGTAAAACCCTCTCACCTGCCCTTTGAAATCGAAAACAAAACCGTCATTTTGGTGGACGACGTGCTCTACAGCGGTCGCACTGTGCGCGCCGCCCTCAATGAGATCTTCGATTACGGGCGTCCTGCGCGGGTGATTCTAGCGGTGCTGGTGGAACGTGAAGGCCAAGAGCTGCCGATCCGAGCCAACGTCTACGGCAGCCGCTTGGCGCTGCGCGAAGGCCAACAAGTGAAACTCAATGCCGACGACCTCGGCCTCACCCTGCAAGAACGCCAACGCTAACGAGTCCGTTATGAGCCTAAAAATACTGCGTCCAGCGCCCTCCTCTCTGCACCCCAACGCCAACAACGTGCAATTGGATGAAAATGGAAAGCTGCGTCATTTTCTCTCTTTTGATGGTTTGAAGGCCGACCACCTCACCGAGATTTTGGACATCGCCGAATCCTTTATGGGCGTTAACGAAAAGAGCAGCAAAAAAGTCCCGCTGCTGCGCGGCAAAACCGTGGTCAACCTCTTCTTTGAAAACAGCACCCGCACCCGCACGACCTTTGAACTGGCGGCCAAACGGCTCTCCGCCGACGTACTGAGCATGAACATCAGCACGTCGGCCACGACCAAGGGCGAAACTTTGCTCGACACCCTGCGCAATTTAGAGGCGATGCAGAGTGATATGTTTGTCATTCGTCACGCCGACTCGGGTGCAGCGCACTTTATCGCCAGCCACGTTGCGCCTCACATTGCGGTGATCAACGGCGGCGACGGCCAACACGCCCACCCCACGCAGGCAATGCTCGACATGTTTACCATTCGCCGTTGCAAAGGCGATTTCACCCGTCTCAAAGTCGCCATCGTTGGCGATATTTTGCACTCGCGGGTAGCACGCTCACTGATTCACGCCCTCAACTTGCTCAACACCGCCGAGGTACGGGTGATCGCTCCGCGTACCCTGCTGCCCGAAAGCGTCGAGAGCCTTGGGGTGCAGGTCTACCATAAAATGGACGACGGCCTGCACGATGTGGATGTGGTGATTATGTTGCGTCTGCAACGAGAGCGCATGAAAGGCGGCTTTCTGCCCAGCCGCGATGAATTTTACCAACAATACGGTTTGACCCAAGCCCGTTTGCAACAGGCCAAACCGGATGCCATCGTCATGCACCCAGGGCCGAGCAATCGCGGCGTGGAGATTGAATCGCAGGTGCAAGATGGGCCACAATCGGTCATTTTGCAGCAGGTCACCTACGGCATCGCGGTACGCATGGCGGTGATGTCTCTGGTGATGAGAAACGCAGGAGCCAGCGCATGAGCCGTATTTTGATTCAAGGAGGGCGTGTCATTGACCCCGCCAATCAGACAAATGCCATCCTCAATGTCTATTTGCACGCAGGTAAGATTTGCGCCGTTGGCGATACGGCTCCCGATGGTTTTAGTGCTGATGAGATCATCAATGCCAAAGGATTAATCGTGATGCCGGGGATGATTGCCCTCAGTGCGCGTCTACACGAACCAGGAAAAGAGTACAAAGCCACGATCAAATCCGAAACCCGCGCCGCCGCTGCGGGGGGCATCACCAGCCTCTGCTGCACCCCCGACACCCACCCCGTGATCGACGAAACCGCCACCGTGGAGCTGATTCATCGTCGCGCCGAAGATGCGGGCTTTGCCCGTGTTCTGCCCATTGGGGCATTAACCCGTGGTCTAAAAAGCGACTGTTTGAGCGAAATGGCCACCTTGCAAGCGGCGGGTTGCATCGCCTTTAGCAACGCCGGTCGTGCCATCAAAGACACTCAAATCCTGCGCCGCGCCATGCAGTACGCCACCACCTTTGACATCACCTTGATTCTGCAAGCGGAAGATCCGTGGTTGGCGCAAGGCAGCTGCGCTCACGAAGGTGCGGTTGCCACCCGTTTGGGCCTCAATGCCAGCCCCGTGGCAGCAGAGACCGTTGAGCTGGCGCGTTTGTTGGCGCTGGTGGAGCAGACCGGCGCACGGTGCCACTTTAGCCACCTCTCCTCACGCCGAGCGGTGGAGATGATCGCCGCCGCCAAACAGCAAGGCTTGCCCATCAGCGCCGATGTGGCGATTCATCAGCTCTTTTTTACCGAGATGGATCTGGACGGTTTTAACAGCCAGTGCCATGTTAAACCCCCGTTTCGCAGCCAGCGGGACAAAGAGGCGCTGCGCCGAGGCGTGCAAGACGGCACCATCGACCTGATCTGCTGCGACCATCAACCTCACGAAGCCGATGCCAAACTGCAACCCTTTCCACAAACCGAGGCGGGCATCTCTGGGCTAGAGACTTTGTTGCCCCTGACGATGAAACTGGTGGAGGAAAAGGTGCTCACCCTCTCGCAGGCCGTTGCGCTGGTGACGCACAACGTCGCCAAGGTGATTCAACAGCCACTGGGCAGCCTGACCCCAGGACACAGCGCCGATCTCTGTCTGTTTGATCCCAATGCGTACTGGGAGCTGGAACCGCAACAGTTACTCAGCCAAGGTAAAAACACCCCGTTTGCCGGTTGGTGTTTTCAAGCGGAAGTTCAGCAGGTTTTTCTGGCTGGAGAGAAGGTTTTTTCTCACTCTTTATAGATGCAGTAACCGCTACGCATAACCGAGCTGTAAACTCCTGTTCATGCCGTGTTTTTTATGGCAATATCGTTCTATTTGTTGTGTAAGTGGCTGATTATAAGGCTATGATCAGCCTTTAAGAATTGGCCGTGTTAACTAAATAAACGGCCAGTGGCCGTTTATTACAGAGATGCAGCAGGCGCTCCGCGCCTACTGCATCGGTTCTGCGTAATAAAGGAAAAAATGAACCAGCCAAACCTATTTTCATATGCAACAAGTGAGCTTTCTCAGGATGCTTTTATTTGCTGGCTATTATCTTGGGCATCACCAGAACTCAAAGGTTCTGACAAAGGTTTACATGAGTGTGCAATTAATCTCATTAAATCATTATTCGATAAACACAAGATAAGTATTCCATCAAATATTGAGCAAGTTGAAGTTAGAAAACAAGATAATAATATTGATGTGCTATGTATCATTAATAATACCTACCCTATTTTGATTGAAGATAAAACGGGAACAAAACATCATTCAAATCAACTGACTCGTTATCTTGAAGATGTAAAAAACAGAGACTTTAAAGAGCAAAATATAATCCCAATTTATTTTAAAACGGAAGACCAAGCCAGTTATTCAAGTGTTGAAGAAAATGGGTATAAGCCTTATTTAAGGGAAGATTTTTTAAAAATCTTAAACGCATATAATGGAGTAAATGCAATACTCGTTGATTACCGAAGTCATCTTAAATCAATTTCTGATAAAGTTGAAAGTTACAAATCCAAAGAAATATCTAAATGGGGTCGGTACGCTTGGATAGGGTTCTATCTTGAATTGCAAAAACAGCTTGGTAGTGGGCATTGGGACTATGTAGCAAATCCTGCGGGAGGATTTCTTGGGTTTTGGTGGCATTTTCAGGGTACTGATAACTGTAAGCAATATCTCCAGCTTGAGCAAGATAAATTTTGTTTCAAAATATGGGTAAAAAATGAAAACGAGCGAAGACTCCTCAGATCAAAATGGCACAAAATCCTTAATGACAAAGTAAGAAATAATAAAGATACTGGTTTTAACTTAATCAAGCCAGGTAGGTTTGGAAGTGGTAAATATATGACAGTTTGTGTTTTTGATGGTGAATATCGAGAAGTAGAGGATGGAGTAATAGATATAGGTAAAACTATAGAGCTGTTTAGAAAAGCAGAGAATTTTTTAAAGTCAGTGAATAAAAGCGCATAATTGGGCGATGCAGCAGGCGCTTCGCGCCTACTGCATCGGTTCTGCGGATGTCCATCCCCTTGCTGGCCGTCGCTGCGCGCAGTCCATCAAGCGCCTGAACCGGACGAACCTTATGAAAATAAATTTTCAACGGAGCGCCGGTTATCCGCAGAACCGTTATGTGTAAAAGGCTCCCCGTATGATGCGATATTTGTTATAATGAAATAATATGAATCCGAATAAACCCCTACCAAATTACGCAATATTATTTTTGCTCACCATTGCGTTTCTTACAATGCAATGGACAAGTGTTCATATTCATTTAGTCGAACATCATAGCCATGATGGCATACACCATGAACATCAATCTAAAACACATGCGCACAGCTTATTAGCGGATACTGATGTTTCTCACCAAGCGAATCATGTCAACTCGATAGAGTTTGAGCAAAATTACCTTGTAAAAAAGCATAAAAAGCAGAAAACGTCTTTTGATGTTATAGCGGTTACAACTCTCCCACCATCATCATCACCGGCACAAATCAGTAACAAAAAACTGGTTATCACAAGCGCTACATTAGCCTATTGTTGCTATTCCACACTCAATCCTCGCGCCCCACCAAAAACCTCCTGAATTTTTATTTTTCTATAATCTGAAAACTGTCGTATTAAGGGTTCAGAAATTCTAGTTATTTTAGGGAGAGTAATCTCGCCCTGAATAAAAATTTATCGAGGTATTTATGTTACACATTATAAAACAATCACGATGGCTGTTGGCTGTCTGTCTAACGCTTTTTGCAAGCTTGGCCTTTGCTCATGGCATGTCTGAGGCCGAAAAACAAATTATCATTGAGGGAGGTAATCTACGCTACATTTGGATCGGTGCGACTCATATGCTATCTGGCTATGACCATTTAGCC containing:
- a CDS encoding response regulator, yielding MSTRTETERTKTVLVVDDSNTIRRSAENLLKKEGFEVVTAEDGFEALSKIMAHKPDIVFIDIMMPRLDGYQTCALIKHNSLFKNTPVIMLSSKDSIFDRARGRMVGSEHYVTKPFTKEDLLGAIKTYAVLS
- a CDS encoding FAD:protein FMN transferase, giving the protein MLRTLSLLALLLLLSACGDKKPQIHNERFLAMGTLVDISLYGVEEEKQRLAIQKLTQLFEQLDTRWHAWDPSPLTQINQQLHAGKTAQLPTEMQPLFKQAQQLSLSSQGLFNPAIGELIALWGFHSDDLPTTPPAEKAIQTLLAHKNRMSDIHLKTTEISSNNPNVHFDFGAIAKGYAVDQAIETLKHLGIKNAIVNAGGDLRAIGHPEGRPWRIGIRAPRRQGIIASLSVHEGESVFTSGDYERFFDYQGQRYHHIIDPRSGTPADNCQSVTVITDNAALADAAATALFIAGGDHWLEIARSMKLDQVMLIDKQGTVHITPAMQKRLKFEGPTPDKIVVESL
- a CDS encoding NusG domain II-containing protein yields the protein MFWGETLLDRVVVVLATLSVLSLYPLLWGGQKPASHALIQVQKEEPRSASLQHRQLLHINGKIGISTIEIKDGFARFIDSPCRSKVCIHYGWLKHSGEVIACLPNSVTLSLVGGDSRFDSINF
- a CDS encoding chemotaxis protein CheW is translated as MIELSTSSPFKILQEYERRILQRNVALPSREEVRDKWAGIAFHLGKQRFVVAMSEIAEILEQPSYARVPRTQSWFVGIANIRGALLPISDLNGFFYGTNLVNRASSRVLMFNKKNLRVGVKVENVLGLKHFYMEEKIKTLPPLEKSIAPFVHSMFKRLDEEWLVLSLRDLVASEAFLQVTKQQAS
- the gshA gene encoding glutamate--cysteine ligase, translating into MSAESVPAVPHLTTANQGPLQEIESHLLQHQSRIEAWFRQQWLQTPAPLYTSVDLRNSGFKLAPVDTNLFPAGFNNLNPNFMPLCIQAMQSAMERICPQAVKLLIIPENHTRNLFYLESLAVLAETITLAGYEVKIGSLNPDITAAQTFELPSGKNVLLEPIQRHGGQLQIGDYLPCAILLNNDLSGGRPDILENLNQMVFPPTELGWSNRLKSDHFAQYHQVAEQFAQLVELDPWLINPLFNNCGAINFLKREGEECLVKKVAQLLNAIQKKYDQYQIDQEPYVIIKADAGTYGMGIMSVKNIDEVHSLNRKQRNRMSSSKEGKAITQVILQEGVYTDEYWGNNDAVAEPVVYMIDHFVVGGFYRVHNKRKRTENLNAPGMTFEPLAFADTCTTPDPSQAPDAEPNRFYAYGVIARLALLAAAREIANSQNSQS
- a CDS encoding response regulator gives rise to the protein MLNVLIVDDSPTEVHFVQSILEKNGFKVSVATNGEDGVQQAGCLQPDLILMDVVMPGMNGFQATRQLHNNEDTSAIPVIMITTKDQHTDKVWGLRQGAVDYIVKPIKEEDLLRRVKASLNN
- a CDS encoding YqgE/AlgH family protein; the protein is MNLTHHFLLAMPNMQDPRFQQSLTYICEHNKNGAMGLIINQPLDVDIQELFAHMQIQQAKEVEVEHAVYYGGPVESERGFVLHQPTGAWGASIQIQDEICVTTSRDILKAIAAGKGPEKTLTALGYAGWGGSQLETEIGQNSWLSCPATSQILFDTPAEQRLQAAAQLIGIDLSLISSQTGRA
- a CDS encoding TonB family protein → MSTSPTAPLTPNPIRANDRLTFTLFIAAVIHGIIILGVGFTHLDFSSNIPHALQVILVQTESETAPDKADYLAQVSQQGGGDSKEKVRPTSPFSAPEPTQTDGLSAVRLQASAPHISPKNEQPVLTQRHAEEKVSPKQQQSQPQEKPIPKLSNKLIEHSLEIARLTAEIDKEMQMHAKRPRRDYIDASTQGTPSATYMYNWVKKIERIGNLNYPDQARRSQLSGTLILTAVINTDGSLQKTILVESSGHTVLDQAAIRIVELAAPYGNFSTELKKKVDILYITRSWQFLSNNRLTSH
- the ruvX gene encoding Holliday junction resolvase RuvX — protein: MSARTLLAFDYGRQRIGIAVGQEITHSSNPLTTVHAINHKPDWDTISKLIQEWQPDALVVGIPLQMDGKEQEMSKAARKFSRQLEGRYRLPIFEADERLSSCEAQQQIKLGRQNGTRGRSQKGDVDKIAASVILQRWLDGQVTL
- a CDS encoding Gx transporter family protein, whose protein sequence is MSNKTLKTDRHDLRIVWLTSLAITIYVVEATLPSPLPGVKPGLANIVTLFTLYYFGFASAVWVSLLRVLAGSLLLGTFLSPAFFLSLSGACCSLLVLALARKLPLSLFGLSLLASLAHMLGQFFTAYFLFIPHSGLFHLLPILMTAALVFGLVSGTIAHAALKQLKTKPISLS
- the gshB gene encoding glutathione synthase, with amino-acid sequence MKLKLGIVMDPIEQIKPHKDSSLAMLLAAQKRGWSLHYLQQHDLYLEQEIAWGTMRPLSVADDAHKWFELGEKSDQPLHHLDAILMRKDPPFNMDYIYSTYLLERAEAAGCLVVNRASSLRDANEKLFTSEFPQCCAPTLVSSQAPRLLAFLQQHQDIVVKPLDGMGGESIFRLRLNDPNTSTILEVITHKNQRLIMAQKFLPEISAGDKRILLVNGVPAPLALARIPAKGELRGNIAAGGRGVPVPLSDRDHWICEQVAPTLREKGLLFVGLDVIGDYLTEINVTSPTCIRELDREGNLDIAGDLMECIAAQLTEQS